In a genomic window of Epinephelus fuscoguttatus linkage group LG23, E.fuscoguttatus.final_Chr_v1:
- the LOC125884251 gene encoding uncharacterized protein LOC125884251 — protein sequence MISGDPEHKMSWTMTPPKTRCLLPRAALLFLSIVLTVAEVVKSVSDCDQFFLEETPPQVPGILEGGRILNQNRYKPICQTFENERRFVTLYDIKNKIPVFSAYKYRGGVGNRPLNDWKIEPQLEEEDEDENMMLVDKNKTYIHQAGNIDYRRNGVFDRGHLFPSSHAFNRSDKKSTFTLTNIVPQAARFNQGSWNKMEMCIKCVMDKYCRNSNNITEGFVVTGAQPSNNNILKNRINIPSMLWSAFCCYSSNMCTWLASAHWGDNVTPKNKYLETKTLEELHQELRTADSEFKVFPGTQCPLHTTVTEFYPGIKDCQCPHSTSPTTASPSSTSGILTSSGNLTSISAPPTSTSVSPTSTSVPPTSTYVSLSSTSVPPTSTSVPLTSTSVPPTSTSVPLTSTSVSPTSTSAPPTSTSVPPTSTSVPLTSTSVPPTSTSVPLTSTSVSPTSTSIYICISYIYICPSYINICPSYINICPSYINICLSFIYICPSYINICPSYINICPSYINICPSYINICLSFIYICPSYINICPSYINICLSFIYICPSYINICPSYINICPSYINICPSYINICPSYINICPSYINICPSYINICPSYINICPSYINICLSFIYICPSYINICPSYINICLSFIYICPSYINICPSYIYICPSYINICPSYINICLSFIYICPSYIYICPSYINICISYINICPSYIYICIS from the exons ATGATTTCTGGGGATCCTGAGCATAAGATG TCCTGGACGATGACGCCACCGAAGACACGGTGTCTCCTGCCCCGCGCTgccctcctcttcctgtccaTCGTTCTCACAGTGGCTGAAGTGGTAAAGTCCGTGTCGGACTGCGACCAGTTTTTCCTTGAGGAAACTCCACCACAGGTCCCAGGCATCTTGGAGGGCGGAAGAATCCTGAACCAGAACCGATACAAACCCATTTGCCAGACTTTTGAGAACGAGAGAAGGTTTGTGACGCTCTACGACATCAAGAACAAGATCCCAGTGTTTTCTGCTTACAAGTACAGAGGGGGAGTGGGAAACAGACCCTTGAACGACTGGAAGATAGAGCCTCAG CTTGAGGAGGAAGACGAAGACGAGAACATGATGCTTGTGGACAAAAATAAGACCTACATCCACCAGGCTGGGAACATTGATTACAGACGCAATGGTGTGTTTGACAGGGGCCATTTATTTCCAAGCTCCCATGCGTTCAACAGATCTGACAAAAAGTCTACCTTCACCCTGACAAACATCGTTCCACAAGCTGCCAGATTCAACCAGGGAAGCTGGAACAAAATGGAGATGTGCATCAAATGTGTGATGGACAAATACTGCAGAAACAGCAATAATATTACTGAAGGCTTTGTAGTAACTGGAGCGCAACCCAGCAACAACAACATCCTCAAAAACAGGATTAATATCCCCTCCATGCTCTGGTCAGCATTCTGCTGCTACAGCTCCAACATGTGCACGTGGTTAGCAAGCGCACACTGGGGCGACAATGTTACacctaaaaacaaatatctggaGACCAAAACTCTGGAAGAACTCCATCAAGAACTGAGGACAGCGGACTCTGAATTTAAAGTGTTTCCTGGGACACAGTGTCCTCTCCACACAACTGTCACTGAGTTTTACCCAGGAATCAAGGACTGCCAATGCCCACACTCCACTTCACCCACCACTGCATCTCCCAGCTCAACATCTGGCATTCTCACATCATCTGGCAATCTCACTTCAATATCTGCCCCTCCTACATCAACATCTGTATCTCCTACATCAACATCTGTCCCTCCTACATCTACATATGTCTCTCTTTCATCTACATCTGTCCCTCCTACATCAACATCTGTCCCTCTTACATCAACATCTGTCCCTCCTACATCAACATCTGTCCCTCTTACATCTACATCTGTATCTCCTACATCAACATCTGCCCCTCCTACATCAACATCTGTCCCTCCTACATCAACATCTGTCCCTCTTACATCAACATCTGTCCCTCCTACATCAACATCTGTCCCTCTTACATCTACATCTGTATCTCCTACATCAACATCT ATCTACATCTGTATCTCCTACATCTACATCTGTCCCTCCTACATCAACATCTGCCCCTCCTACATCAACATCTGCCCCTCCTACATCAACATATGTCTCTCTTTCATCTACATCTGTCCCTCCTACATCAACATCTGCCCCTCCTACATCAACATCTGCCCCTCCTACATCAACATCTGCCCCTCCTACATCAACATATGTCTCTCTTTCATCTACATCTGTCCCTCCTACATCAACATCTGCCCCTCCTACATCAACATATGTCTCTCTTTCATCTACATCTGTCCCTCCTACATCAACATCTGCCCCTCCTACATCAACATCTGCCCCTCCTACATCAACATCTGCCCCTCCTACATCAACATCTGTCCCTCCTACATCAACATCTGCCCCTCCTACATCAACATCTGTCCCTCCTACATCAACATCTGCCCCTCCTACATCAACATCTGCCCCTCCTACATCAACATATGTCTCTCTTTCATCTACATCTGTCCCTCCTACATCAACATCTGCCCCTCCTACATCAACATATGTCTCTCTTTCATCTACATCTGTCCCTCCTACATCAACATCTGCCCCTCCTACATCTACATCTGTCCCTCCTACATCAACATCTGCCCCTCCTACATCAACATATGTCTCTCTTTCATCTATATCTGTCCCTCCTACATCTACATCTGTCCCTCCTACATCAACATCTGTATCTCCTACATCAACATCTGTCCCTCCTACATCTACATCTGTATCTCCTAG